From one Marinobacter sp. LV10MA510-1 genomic stretch:
- a CDS encoding zinc-dependent alcohol dehydrogenase family protein — MKSITLSSPGGLEHLKLNNSAAPGAPGPGQIRVRIHACSLNYHDYAVVVGAIPTEDQRIPMADGAGVVEAIGEGVSEFKVGDHVVSTFFPEWLTGAAPTDNFSTTPGDGQDGYAREQVIRPTSWFTHAPKGYTHAEAATLTTAGLTAWRALVVNGGLKAGDTVLTLGTGGVSVFALQFAKMMGARVISTSSSDEKLERLTALGADHTINYKTTSAWGARVQELTNGVGVDHVIEVGGPGTLPESIDAVRIGGHIALIGVLTGRAGDIPTAKLMAKQARLQGLIVGSRTHQQEMIRAIEVNDMHPVLDRSFALEDIADAFRHEESGKHFGKICLEF, encoded by the coding sequence ATGAAAAGCATTACCCTTTCAAGCCCCGGCGGCCTGGAACACCTCAAGCTTAACAATAGCGCGGCACCTGGCGCGCCTGGGCCTGGCCAAATTCGGGTACGAATTCATGCCTGCTCCCTGAACTATCACGATTATGCAGTGGTTGTCGGGGCAATTCCAACCGAAGACCAGCGCATTCCCATGGCGGATGGCGCTGGTGTTGTGGAGGCCATCGGTGAAGGGGTCAGCGAATTCAAGGTTGGCGACCATGTGGTATCAACCTTCTTCCCTGAGTGGCTGACTGGCGCCGCCCCTACTGATAACTTCAGCACCACACCCGGTGACGGTCAGGATGGTTACGCCCGCGAGCAGGTCATCCGCCCAACCAGCTGGTTTACCCACGCACCGAAGGGCTATACCCATGCCGAAGCAGCCACTCTGACCACCGCTGGCTTAACAGCATGGCGAGCACTGGTTGTTAATGGTGGTTTAAAAGCAGGCGATACCGTGCTCACGCTGGGTACCGGTGGGGTGTCTGTGTTTGCACTACAGTTCGCCAAGATGATGGGCGCGCGAGTTATTTCCACGTCGTCTTCAGACGAAAAACTGGAGCGGCTTACAGCATTGGGTGCAGACCACACCATCAATTACAAAACAACGTCGGCTTGGGGGGCGCGAGTCCAGGAGCTGACAAATGGCGTGGGTGTTGATCACGTTATCGAAGTGGGTGGCCCTGGCACTCTTCCGGAATCCATCGATGCCGTTCGCATTGGCGGCCATATCGCGCTTATAGGCGTACTGACCGGCCGGGCTGGCGATATTCCCACCGCAAAACTGATGGCAAAACAGGCCCGGCTGCAAGGCTTGATTGTGGGCAGCCGGACCCATCAGCAAGAGATGATTCGCGCGATTGAAGTGAACGACATGCATCCGGTTCTTGACCGGTCTTTTGCGCTGGAAGACATTGCTGATGCTTTTCGCCATGAAGAATCTGGTAAGCACTTTGGGAAGATCTGCCTGGAGTTCTAA
- a CDS encoding MFS transporter: MQSSATHTDPHSLSAFLVFLGAAFAFSVVMIGTTMPTPLYPIYREAFGFSQLMITIIFAAYAFGVIAALVITGRWSDQLGRRPLLFAGIVCSIISDLIFWQADGLAMILAGRVLSGLSAGIFTGTATVAVLELAPPHWRERATFFATAANMGGLGLGPMLAGALSHYLPSPLELTYLIHIALALLALICIWRAPETVKRPTHPKLSLQRLNVPQEVRGVFIPAAIAGFAGFAVCGFFTSIAPAMMGNVLGYDNRLLIGVVAGSIFIASTLGQFLQDKLPLRLRLPIGCATLVAGVTPVALGIHFQSLTLFMAGAVIAGTGQGIAFRAGLGAINAACPPAERAAVTSTFFIVAYIAISVPVIGIGLMASLLSLKATGIIFSVFVGSLAAVALLILLWRDHRTN; encoded by the coding sequence ATGCAATCATCAGCTACCCACACAGACCCCCACAGCTTATCAGCATTCCTGGTTTTTCTCGGCGCCGCCTTCGCATTCAGCGTGGTGATGATCGGCACCACCATGCCGACCCCGCTCTACCCCATCTATCGGGAAGCCTTCGGGTTTTCTCAGTTGATGATCACTATTATCTTTGCGGCGTACGCCTTCGGTGTCATTGCAGCACTGGTGATCACTGGCCGCTGGTCTGATCAGCTGGGCCGCCGGCCATTGCTGTTTGCCGGCATCGTCTGTTCGATCATCAGCGACCTGATATTCTGGCAGGCTGACGGTCTGGCAATGATTCTTGCGGGCCGTGTCCTGTCCGGGCTCTCGGCGGGTATTTTTACCGGCACCGCGACCGTGGCCGTGCTGGAGCTGGCGCCACCACACTGGCGTGAGCGGGCCACGTTTTTTGCCACCGCAGCGAACATGGGCGGACTGGGCCTTGGCCCTATGCTGGCGGGCGCGCTTTCGCATTACCTGCCCTCTCCACTGGAATTGACCTACCTGATACACATCGCGCTTGCTCTGTTGGCGCTCATCTGCATCTGGCGGGCTCCGGAAACCGTGAAAAGACCGACGCACCCAAAGCTGTCACTTCAGCGCCTGAATGTGCCCCAGGAAGTACGCGGTGTGTTTATACCCGCCGCCATCGCGGGCTTTGCTGGTTTTGCGGTTTGTGGCTTTTTCACCTCGATTGCACCGGCAATGATGGGCAATGTGCTGGGTTATGATAACCGTCTGCTGATCGGCGTTGTCGCGGGCAGTATCTTTATTGCCTCAACACTCGGCCAGTTCCTGCAGGATAAACTGCCGCTGCGCCTGCGTTTACCCATCGGATGCGCCACGCTTGTTGCTGGCGTGACGCCCGTAGCGCTCGGTATCCATTTCCAGTCGCTTACCCTGTTCATGGCCGGTGCAGTCATCGCTGGCACGGGCCAGGGAATCGCTTTTCGCGCCGGCCTGGGCGCTATAAACGCAGCTTGTCCGCCAGCGGAGCGCGCCGCAGTAACCTCAACCTTCTTTATTGTTGCCTACATTGCCATCTCGGTGCCAGTGATTGGCATCGGCTTGATGGCCAGCCTGCTCAGCCTTAAAGCGACCGGTATTATCTTCTCCGTCTTCGTTGGCTCTCTGGCGGCTGTGGCATTGCTGATTCTTTTATGGCGTGATCACCGAACAAACTGA
- a CDS encoding DUF3010 family protein, which produces MRVCGVELTGSDAVVCLLNLDQGHFSLPDSKVRKLSLKKNHTRGDLQEFQASIVKFLAEHGVNKVAIKERMPKGKFAGGAISFKLEAAIQLMASADIEVVLLPPALIKSTLSSNPLPVPFADTGLKIFQETAFTAAYVGHVAK; this is translated from the coding sequence ATGCGCGTTTGTGGTGTTGAATTAACCGGCAGCGATGCCGTGGTGTGTTTGCTGAACCTGGATCAGGGGCATTTCAGTCTGCCAGACAGTAAGGTTCGTAAGTTAAGCCTTAAGAAAAACCACACCCGTGGCGACCTTCAAGAGTTTCAAGCGTCCATCGTGAAATTTTTGGCCGAGCACGGCGTTAATAAAGTAGCTATTAAAGAGCGCATGCCGAAAGGAAAGTTCGCCGGGGGTGCCATCAGCTTCAAGTTAGAGGCCGCTATTCAATTAATGGCCAGTGCTGACATTGAGGTTGTGTTGCTTCCGCCCGCACTGATTAAATCGACGCTCTCATCTAATCCTTTGCCTGTTCCGTTTGCAGACACCGGTCTGAAGATTTTTCAGGAAACCGCGTTTACAGCGGCTTATGTAGGGCACGTGGCAAAGTAG
- a CDS encoding PBPRA1643 family SWIM/SEC-C metal-binding motif protein, translating to MSDKFFFKGRQDARQHHTARGGFQINASKKPGSKKFPLTLIVTSEARKQEVEVLVAEADLFASITVDASADAAESIGELTTILDKGVTVTQAKVPARNDPCSCGSGVKFKKCCG from the coding sequence ATGTCCGACAAGTTCTTTTTTAAAGGCAGGCAGGATGCCCGTCAGCACCACACGGCGCGCGGCGGTTTTCAAATTAATGCCAGCAAAAAGCCCGGTAGTAAGAAGTTCCCGTTAACGTTGATTGTTACCAGCGAAGCACGGAAGCAAGAAGTTGAAGTTCTCGTAGCCGAAGCAGATCTTTTCGCCAGCATTACGGTAGACGCAAGTGCGGATGCGGCTGAGTCCATTGGTGAGCTAACGACGATTCTGGACAAGGGCGTAACGGTAACGCAGGCTAAAGTACCTGCCCGGAACGATCCTTGCAGTTGCGGCAGCGGTGTTAAATTCAAAAAGTGCTGCGGTTAA
- a CDS encoding flavin reductase family protein → MPEDIHFYEPANGHRLAHDPFNALVAPRPIGWISTKSRDGALNLAPYSFFNAFNYVPPIVGFSSVGYKDSVRNAEETGEFCWNLATRPLAEAMNQTCAAVGPEVDEFALSGLTPKPSRIISVPHVAESPVTFECRVTQIIQLAGVDGQKVNTWMVFGEVVGVHIAQHLLRDGVYDTAAGEPILRGGGPADYFAVNASQKFQMHRPK, encoded by the coding sequence ATGCCCGAAGATATACACTTCTACGAACCCGCCAATGGTCACCGACTTGCACACGACCCATTCAATGCCCTGGTGGCCCCACGGCCGATTGGATGGATTTCAACGAAAAGCCGTGACGGCGCGCTTAATCTTGCGCCTTATAGCTTCTTCAACGCCTTCAACTATGTTCCCCCAATCGTCGGATTCTCCAGCGTCGGCTACAAAGACTCCGTGCGTAATGCGGAAGAAACCGGTGAGTTTTGCTGGAATCTGGCGACTCGTCCCCTGGCAGAGGCCATGAACCAAACCTGCGCCGCTGTCGGGCCTGAAGTTGATGAATTCGCCCTTTCAGGGCTGACCCCGAAGCCTTCGCGGATTATCTCCGTGCCGCACGTGGCGGAAAGTCCGGTAACATTTGAATGTCGGGTCACGCAGATTATTCAGTTGGCAGGCGTCGACGGTCAGAAGGTCAATACCTGGATGGTGTTCGGCGAGGTGGTGGGCGTGCACATAGCGCAACACCTGCTGCGGGACGGCGTTTACGATACGGCAGCGGGCGAACCCATTCTTCGCGGCGGCGGACCGGCGGACTACTTTGCAGTAAACGCGTCGCAAAAATTTCAGATGCATCGGCCGAAATAA
- a CDS encoding CCGSCS motif protein, with translation MVQSFKDVFKGKKAAAVQVDSAQHFDPKAQKEAAVDAEMLPKKKGKHGDSGVCCGSCS, from the coding sequence ATGGTTCAATCATTTAAAGACGTATTCAAAGGGAAAAAAGCTGCGGCAGTACAAGTGGATTCAGCTCAGCACTTCGACCCAAAAGCACAAAAAGAAGCCGCAGTTGATGCCGAGATGCTGCCCAAAAAGAAAGGTAAACACGGCGACTCGGGCGTTTGCTGCGGTTCTTGCTCGTGA